In a single window of the Carassius gibelio isolate Cgi1373 ecotype wild population from Czech Republic chromosome A12, carGib1.2-hapl.c, whole genome shotgun sequence genome:
- the LOC128025146 gene encoding ATP synthase mitochondrial F1 complex assembly factor 2-like gives MTLTLIGIHSVKMLRNICRYQRQFGQIIWPFYFPQEKRVRSLSTHLQKARNASATTVRRKFYENVSISQGEGGLFEINLDKRKLKTPGGKLFTVPNEALAIAVATEWDIQKDTLMFYTMHLTTLCNTALDNPTQRTKEQMISAALKFLETDTICFRVEEPPGLVELQRNEWDPVMNWIEQRYNVLIGSSSSIMGPQIPEETKNTFKQHLNSYNLWSLTGFEYVITQLKSLVLSFGLIDRHLSVEQAVVLSRLEEEYQIQRWGNVEWTHDYDMHELQARTAAGVMFVHLSTESTAVKRKILQD, from the exons ATGACTCTTACGTTAATAGGAATACATAGCGTTAAGATGTTAAGGAATATTTGTAGGTATCAAAGGCAGTTTGGCCAGATCATTTGGCCATTTTATTTTCCTCAAGAGAAGCGTGTTCGTAGTTTATCAACACATCTACAGAAGGCAAGAAATGCCAGTGCCACAACAG TGAGAAGAAAATTCTACGAGAATGTCTCGATATCTCAAGGTGAAG GGGGCCTGTTTGAAATCAACCTTGACAAACGAAAGCTGAAGACTCCAGGTGGAAAGTTGTTCACAGTGCCTAATGAAGCTCTTGCCATAGCTGTTGCGACAGAGTGGGACATTCAGAAGGACACTCTGATGTTTTACACCATGCACTTA ACCACCCTTTGCAACACGGCGCTCGATAACCCGACACAAAGGACGAAGGAACAAATGATCTCAGCAGCTCTCAAGTTTTTGGAGACTGACACAATCTG TTTCAGAGTAGAAGAACCGCCAGGTCTTGTGGAGCTTCAGAGGAATGAATGGGACCCTGTAATGAACTGGATAGAACAAAG GTACAATGTATTAATTGGCTCTTCCTCCAGTATAATGGGCCCTCAAATCCCAGAAGAGACTAAGAACACATTTAAACAGCACCTTAATTCCTACAATTTATGGTCTCTGACAG GGTTTGAGTATGTGATCACTCAGCTGAAATCGCTGGTCTTGTCCTTTGGGCTGATTGACAGGCACCTCAGTGTGGAACAAGCAGTTGTGCTGTCCAGGCTTGAGGAGGAATACCAG ATCCAGAGATGGGGAAATGTGGAATGGACCCATGATTATGACATGCATGAGTTGCAAGCACGAACAGCAGCTGGTGTAATGTTTGTGCATCTGTCAACTGAAAGCACAGCTGTCAAGAGAAAAATTTTACAGGACTGA